CCGCCCCGGAACGGCCTCCGCACTGGACAGGACAGACATCACTCAAAGGCCCCGGTGCCGCTCACTGGGCCGGCGCTGGAGGCGTGTCCCCGCCCGCTCGGGGACCGGGCGAGTGCCCAgcgcggcggccgcggcgcgcTCTCCGAGGGAAGCCGGCTGCatggggcggcggcggcgccgtGGGGGCCGGGAGCACGCGGTCGGGGCCCTGCCCGAGGCCATCGCCGCTCTGAGTCAGACGCTGCCCGCCGGGCCCAGCCCCGAGATCTTCCGCCGCGCCAAGTTCGACCGTCCGGAGGCGGTGAGGCCcagggggcgggggccgggggcccgGGCGGACGCAGGGAGGCGGCCGGCCCCGCCGAACGCCGCTCTTTGGTTCCCCCAGGCCCCGGCGCTCTGGCAGCTGCTCTTCCGCGCGCTCTCGCCGCCGGCGGCCGCCGGCGCCCGGGCTTCCCCTGCCCTCGGTAAGCCCCGCCTTCCCCGTAAGGTCCGCCCACTCACCGCGGGTCCACCTGCTCGCGGAAGCCCCGCCCCAGTTATCCCCACCCCCACGGTAAACCACGCCCCCGAGGGCCGGCTCTATCCACTCACAAACCCTGTGCCTGGGCCCGCCTCCTGTAAAGTCCACTCCCGGTTAGCCCCGCCTCCCGGGTAAGAACCCGCCCCTACgggccctggccccgccccctccacctGCTCGGGCAAAGCCCCGCCCGCCTCATGAGCCCCGCCCCCATTAGCTCTGATCCCCTCACCCTGTGCTGTGAGTATGGATTGTTCCCTCCAAACATGGCCTCTTCTTGGGGGTCGTGCCGGGTCTCCCCGTGGGCGGCCCCCTGAGCAGGCGGTCCTCCATCCCTAGGGGCCCAAGTCCGCCTGGTGAAGTCGGCGCTGTGCTCCCAGGGCTACCCCAGGCGGGTGCTGGCCCAGCTCCCCGAGGACGGCTCCCAGGGCAGCCGTGAGCTTCTGCTGGCGCTGGCCTGGCTGCTGGCCCGTGGGCCCCTGCTGGAACACCTGCTGGCCCGGACTCGCGTGTGGCTGGGTGATGAGATACCCCTGTGCCAGGTGCGTATgcctggagggggctgggggctgggggctggcagTCCCTGGTGTGCGGGCCTGGGCCAGCCCTCAGGTCGGCCCTGGGAGGGTCCGCatttcccctccctgctcccgccTGCTCACTGGCCCTCCTTCTGGGTAGGGTAGCGTGTGTGCTCATAGGGTGTGAcccccaagtctttttttttttttttttaagattttaaaaaattatttatttgacaggcagagatcacaaggggagaggcaggcagagagagagggggaagcaggctcaccgccgagcagagagcccgatgtggggctccatcccaggaccctgggatcatgacctgagctgaaggcagaggctttaacccactgagccagccaggtccccccccccccacgccaaGTCTCCTCTTGGCAGCCCTGGGGGCCCTTGGCTGTCCCTCCAGGagcctctttttttctgtctcccttgGGGTCTCCACAGGGAATATGGGAGCAGGGTGTGACTCTTGTGCCCTCTTCAGTATGAAGCCCCGGCCAATCCTGGCCCACCTGCACCCTGCCAAGAAGCAGACGGCCCTGTGGACATACGCCACTTGCAGTGGCTGATGGGAAAGCTGCGCTTCCGGTGGCGAGACCTGATCACCAGTCAGCAAGAGCTGTGTGCCCTTCTGGGCAAGGTATTGTCCCCTGAGGACTGTCTACCCAGGGGCACTTACTCTCTGTGCTACAGGCTGTtggctgcctctctctgcccGAGGCCTATCCATCCAGTCTGGAGCCTGGCCTTGGGCTGCTTGGGGCCCAGGCCTGGCTGGGAGCTGACCCGTTGGGCACTGCCCTGCAGTGGCCCAGAACCTGAGCCCAGGGCTTCAGATGGTCCAGGAGGGGTCCTAGGGCAGGTGGAGTTGGGCATTCCTTAGGCAGTGAGTCGTGGATCGGGGAGCCTGTGGGGTTGGCTTTCCTGGTTTCAGAAGTCATCAGAGCCCTCAGGCTCTGTCTCTGAGAAGAAATGGGTTCTGGGCCCTGGGGGAGCCGCTCCTGCCTGGGCCTGTTTCTGGAACCAAGGtacctcttccttctcccacatCCTGGGTGTAGGCTGATGGGCAGTAGGCAGCTTCTTTAGGGTTCCTGAGGGCAGGTAAGGCACAGCTTTGGGGGCACAGGTGCCTCGTACAGGTGTAGTACAAAGTCCAGGTTGAGAggtggctgggcagggaggctcGGACTCCCACCAGCAAAGGGCTCCTCCATGCTGGGCCCCCCACTCTGTACCTCTGCACCCTGGACCTGTGCACCTCTGCACCCCTGCGGAAGGCCTTTTGCTCCTTCAGTCCTTCTTGGAAcctgtgtctctctttcttgGCTCAAGCTTCACTTGCTTGTCCTGGCTGGGACATGGCTAACCATGGCTATCATGGTTAACCTCCGTGATGCCTTCTGGTCTCACCTTGCCGGGaagccttccctgccccccagacCCAAACAGTCACTCTGTGTCCCCACCACTGGTTCCACTGGACCACCTAGCCTGTCCAGAGGCTGTTTCTCCCACCACATGGACCTGGCAGTTGATGAGCTTAGGGAGAAGCAGGGGTGCTCCATTCCATCCCCACCACACTCCTGGGAACTCTGTGGGATGGGGAAGCTGTAGGCGGGACCGCccagtgcccctccccctgcagggaCCTCCTGGAGGGCCTTGGCCTGCGCTCCAGCAGTGCTGACTACTATCCTAAGCCTGACCCTGGCCTGCCCTGGAGCACCTTGACGAGGCGTGGCCAATTTCCTTGCCTATAAGGGAGGCTCCAAAAACCTCCCTCGGTGCTTGGAGAAGCGCCTCTTCCACCTCACCTGGGGTTCTCACTGCCTGTTTCAGATCCACTCCTATACTCGCGGCTGCCACAGTGACCGCGGCCTTGACCACCTGTCTGTTGCTGAGATCGAGCTGCTCAGGGACCCAGAGGGTGGCCGGCAGGTGAGGGCTGGTGTGCGTTGGTACCATAGGAGTGCAAAGCAGTGAGGTGGTGGGGGTTGAGGTGGGGAGGGACCTGAGGAGGAGGACCCAGCTGCCCAGCTTTGAGCCTGGGTGATTGCCCAACTTGCCATCTTGCTGGTGTGGGGAGCAGGAACGTCCTCAAGGCCTTCCCCAGCTCCCTAGACCGTCCAGTGGTGCAGGAATCTAGACCAGCTGCTGTGTGTATATGTGGCTGGGCATGGTTAgggccccaggggcacaggtatCTAGGCTGGGCTGGCAGCTGGGTCGGGGGGAGGGCGCTCTGGAATCACGGAAGACTGCTCAAGGGTTCAGGCTCATAGGGTAGGTGCCTGGCGTGCAGGGGTCATCTGGCAATTGAGGTGGTGGGAGGAGGGTCTAGCATGCCCCACACTTGGCTGAGTTTCTTTTCAGGAGACGGCATTTTGTCTTGGTTGTCTCCTTCCCTTGGGCTGCATGTCCAGGGAGTCCTGGGACAGGCCCAGGGCTGGCTGTCGCTTGAGGGCTGAGCTCTGGCACTTGGCATTGTCCAGCCTGGGGGACACTTGGCCAGGCAGGAGGGCGGACGCTCAGGGCTGGAGTGGCCCCTCTTTTCAGGTCCCGCAGATCCTTGCTCTGGAGTCATGTGCTCCCTTTTGTGGGGTTGGGGTAGCCACCTGGGTTGTCTCCCAGGCCTGCGTCCCCGGCCAGTCCCTGGCTGGCCCTGCTCAGGCGGGCTGCACTGGTCCCTGAGGGTGCAGAGGCAGTGTCTCTGCGACCCGAGGTGCCCTTAGCTATGTCCCCTTCTATGGGTGACTCAGCGAGGCCCAGGCTTCCTGCCCTTGggcccccgcccccaggctgGAGCAGAGCAGAAGCTGCACCAGCCCAGCCAGCTGTTGCCTGGGGCTCCGGCCTCTGTGTTGTGGGGGCTGTGGGGCTCCCCCTTGCCTCTGAGTCTGGGCTGTGTTGGTGCCGCAGGACGGCAGACAGCTCGAGGTGGATGGGGGTCACGGGTGGCTTCCTTCCAAGGTTTCTGGAGGGGGAGCTGGCAGAAGCCTGGGCCAGTGTACCCAGAGGGCCTGCACTCTTGGGACGGGTCCCAGAAGCTTCCGGAGTGATCTACGGTCGCTGCGCGAGGCCAGGCGTGCTGCGGACTAGCTGGGCAGTGAGCGTGCGTGCTTCCTGGCTGCGGCTGTGGCCTTCTTACGTCCCGGTGCCTGGCCACAGGGCAGCAGGATGGAGCAGGGGGGTGTGGGGTGTCTCAGGAGGCTCTAGCACTGAGCCTGAAAGTCGGAGGGCAGAGGCGACTGTTGCCTCTTCCTGTTGTGCTGCCTCCCTTTCCTgaagctgggaaggagggagcacGTGGGGACTGGAACTGTGCACACGCTCGCGTGTGGCCTGCACCCTCCCCGTGTCTCCGCGCTCCCTGAGACCCACGGGTGGTCCTCTCTGTCGGTGAGCCTCCGAGCCACGCGTGCCTGTTGTGCAGGGTGTGGTGGTTGGGCAGAGCTCTTAGCTGGCCCCTGTCTTGGCCCCAGAACATGCTGCTGGGTTCCCAGGAAGCCCAGCATCTCTGTCTTCTAGAAGGAGCAGTGCCTGAGGCCAGTGTTGGCTGCTGCGTTCACAGAGGAGTCGTAGCAGGAAGGAGCCTGTGGCTTCCTGGTGGGggtggcgggtggggggtggggtggggctgggggaggcctgCACTGGACCTCCGCAGGGCTGAGTGGGCCCTCTGGTGGTGGGACTGGCAGGAGCTAGAACACATGGCCATCCCGGGACCCCGGTGTCTGGCTGGGGTCTGCACGTTTGGGGCTGAGCCAGGTGGGTTGGGGGGTTCCCCCAGGAAGGGTTCccttccccagagcctggcagtCTCCCCATCCTgggccttcctcctctgcctgcgtCTCAGGTGCAGCCCCCAGTTAGTGAGGGGCGTGGGGCAGAGGTCCTGAGTCAAAGGTCCTTGTTGTCAGCACCTGGCCCTATGGGGGCCCACCTTTGGGGCCAGTGTGGGGCCCACAGGTGTGGTCGGCCTGGTGGTCCCTGGCAGTGGGGCTGCCCTGCAGGGCGGGTGGCTGATGGGAGTGACCGGCTTGGGGGCAGAAGAGACATGATGGTTGTGTGGCCGGTGCTGGGGGTCCCAGTGGGGTTCTGACCTGGCCACGGTTTGTGGTTTGCTTTGCAGCTGCTTCAGAGGCTGGAGAGTGAGAACACACGCCTGGAGGCCGCCCTGGAGTGGCGGCGTCGGGAGCTGGTCTTCTGGCAGTGGATGGTGCGCCTGGCTCCCCGCCCTTCCCTGAGCCTTGACCACAGCAGCCCAGGGCGGGGCGGTCAGCTGTGCGCTTCCCAGACAGGAGGAGACGGGAGGTCCCGTACACATACACAGCCTCGCAGCTCGCGTTAGGACCCGGCTTGCCCTGAGTCGGGGCCTTCCGAGATGTCTGTCTGTCCCCACAAGTCTGGCCTTCGTGCCTCCCTGGCCTCGCGGCCTGCGGGCTTGATCGGTGGCTGTCTGGAGTGGGGTGCAGGGGGCCGCTGCCCGCAGGCCTCTGCCCTTCTGTCCCCTCTGGCTGTGGGCCGGGCTGTGCTAACGAGGCTGGGGCTCGCTGGCTGCCTCTTACTTGGGTCTCTCTCTGCAGGATACGGTCCTGGGCAGCTGCCCCCTGGAAGCCTCACCGGCCACGTTTCTGCCCAGGGACCCCGCGTCGGGACCTGGCGAGTTGGAGCTGGTGGCCCGGGAGCTACAGAGCCTGCATGGGGAGTTGCAGGGGGCTGCGGAGCCCCGGCGGGCGGCCTGGGAGGCCAAGGTGGGGGCCTGGGGCAGACACGGGGAGCGGTGACACAGCCCTCGTGAAAGTCCTGCGGTTgaaggctgggaggcagggcagaCTGCAGCAGCCCTGGAGGGTGGTGGCCGGAGGCGTCCCGCTGTCCCGGCCCCCAGCCGCAGCCCCGTCCGCGTGCGGCAATGCTCTCCACGAGCGGGACCAGCCACGGTCCCTTCGTGGTTCCTAAAGCGTCTCGGTGGAACTCGTGGGCACACTTTCCCCCCAAAGCCTGTAGGGCCGCATGAAGAGCAGCCCGCAGCCCTTTGCCTCTGCTGTGGTGGCCGCAGGAGCGTGGCCCGTGCTGACAGGCATCTCACAAGCGGTCTGCCGCCGCGCAAGGCTTTGGACCAGAGCCCACTGAGGGCCGCACCTTGGGGACACAGCCTCTTCTcagtcccccaccccacagagccTCTGGATGGGCCCGCCTGGAGGGTCAGAAGTGGCCTCCACAGGCCGTGTCCCCTCGGGCCAGCCTGCCGCACGGTCCCCATCCTGGGAGCGCTGGGCCCGGGGAGGCCACTTGAGCAGAGGACTGGGTGTGGGGGGCCGACACTGACCCTGGTggggtgggtaggtgggtggggggtCTGTGCTCGGCTCTGAGCGGGCCGAGGGGGCCTTGGTGATCTGTGGAGTGGGTCGCGCCTGCAGCTGCCGGCCCTGTCCCCAGGGCCCCTCCACGGGCTCAGGTGCTCCATGTAAGGGCTGGAGGGGCCGGCACGGTGGTCGGCCCCCTTCCCAGGAGGAGTCGGATCTGGGCTGTCCGCCCTTCTCAGGGCGCTGCTGGGGGTTGGTGCTGGGGCCGAGGGGGCTCAAAGCCTGTGACCGGGGCCGGTGCGGCTGCCCCCGCCTCAggacctcccccttcccccctccccgtGCAGGCTGGAGGCTGCGGGCCAGAGTGGAGCGCTGCGCAGCGGGCCACACAGGAGGCTGTGGGACAGGACCTGGCCGCTCTGCAGCGGGCCTGGGAGCAAGGTGGGGCCCCGGCGCAGCCCCACAGGCCCTGCAGGCTGAAGAGGGTCGCCAGAGCCGCGGAGGGCCCAGGCCTGCGGGCTGCCGAGCTGACTGGGGCGCTGAGGACCCGGGAAAGCCGCCTGGAGGCTGCACTGGGCCGGCTGCAGACACGGTGTCGGCAGGAGCTGGCCAGGCTGGCGGGAGCTGAGCCCGGCCTCATCTGGATCCTGCCGCCGGGTCGCTGAGGGCACGGGGCCGTGTCCTGCTGGAGGGGCACGGGCCCTGACGCCCTGAGCAGCCTCGGAGGAGCAGGTTTCCGGTGGCCCCAGGGATGCTGCAGACACGACCCCTTGGGCTTCTTGCCCTAAACTCTGGCCCATCCCTGCTTTGGGACATAGTGGAGGCAGACAGGACAGGTGTCTGGCGTTCAGGATCAAGAGAGTGTGCAGAAATAGGCTGTAGAGGCTTCCCTGCAGGGGTGAGGCCCTGTCCTGGTCCCCCTCAGCCAGCCCTCCAGGTTCCCGTCTGGGGAGGGTCAGATCTGTGCTCAGGCCCAGGAAACGGGACCCTGGGTAGTGAGGCCCAAAGGGGGGCTAGTCCTGGGCTGCCCTGGAGCTGGAGGGTCAGGCACAGCCTGAAGCACGGActg
This Mustela nigripes isolate SB6536 chromosome 13, MUSNIG.SB6536, whole genome shotgun sequence DNA region includes the following protein-coding sequences:
- the TEDC1 gene encoding tubulin epsilon and delta complex protein 1 yields the protein MGRRRRRGGREHAVGALPEAIAALSQTLPAGPSPEIFRRAKFDRPEAAPALWQLLFRALSPPAAAGARASPALGAQVRLVKSALCSQGYPRRVLAQLPEDGSQGSRELLLALAWLLARGPLLEHLLARTRVWLGDEIPLCQYEAPANPGPPAPCQEADGPVDIRHLQWLMGKLRFRWRDLITSQQELCALLGKIHSYTRGCHSDRGLDHLSVAEIELLRDPEGGRQLLQRLESENTRLEAALEWRRRELVFWQWMDTVLGSCPLEASPATFLPRDPASGPGELELVARELQSLHGELQGAAEPRRAAWEAKAGGCGPEWSAAQRATQEAVGQDLAALQRAWEQGGAPAQPHRPCRLKRVARAAEGPGLRAAELTGALRTRESRLEAALGRLQTRCRQELARLAGAEPGLIWILPPGR